In the genome of Macrobrachium nipponense isolate FS-2020 chromosome 34, ASM1510439v2, whole genome shotgun sequence, one region contains:
- the LOC135207833 gene encoding delta-aminolevulinic acid dehydratase-like: MASYEPPAKRILHSGYFNATLRKWQSSNTEIHPWNLMYPIFIVDEPDAVQPVDSLPGVSRYGINRLDAAIKPLVELGLSSVLLFGVPSNMPKDEVGSSADSPDTPVIQAIKILRERFPDLVVACDVCLCAYTSHGHCGILKEDGTIDNSPSIKRLAEQATAYAKAGAQIIAPSDMMDGRVGAIKAALHEAGLQSSVSVLSYAVKFASSFYGPFRDAAKSAPSFGDRRCYQLPTGSVGLANRSAERDVEEGADMLMVKPGISYLDVVRQTKDKYPNHPLFIYQVSGEYAMLYHGANAGAFDLKTILMEVLTSMRRAGADVIISYYTPMVLKLLKET, from the exons ATGGCATCCTATGAACCTCCAGCCAAAAGAATTCTTCACAGTGGCTACTTTAATGCAACCCTGAGGAAATGGCAGTCGTCCAACACAGAAATTCATCCATGGAACCTGATGTATCCCATATTTATTGT tgATGAGCCCGATGCAGTGCAACCTGTGGACAGCCTTCCTGGTGTGTCACGGTATGGAATCAACCGACTTGATGCCGCAATCAAACCCCTTGTTGAATTGGGATTGAGTTCT GTTCTGCTTTTTGGCGTTCCATCAAATATGCCAAAGGATGAGGTTGGATCCAGTGCTGACAGCCCTGATACGCCTGTGATACAAGCTATCAagatcttgagagagagattcccagaCCTTGTAGTTGCGTGTGAT GTTTGTCTCTGTGCATACACAAGCCATGGCCATTGCGGTATTTTGAAGGAAGATGGCACTATCGACAACTCCCCCAGCATCAAACGCCTAGCAGAACAAGCTACAGCCTATGCTAAAGCAG GTGCTCAAATCATTGCCCCTTCTGACATGATGGACGGACGCGTGGGAGCTATTAAGGCTGCCCTGCACGAAGCTGGTCTTCAGTCCAGTGTGTCTGTGCTCTCGTACGCCGTAAAGTTCGCATCCTCTTTCTACGGACCTTTCAGAGATGCAGCGAAGTCTGCTCCTAGTTTTGGTGACCGAAGGTGCTATCAGTTACCTACTGGGTCAGTGGGGCTGGCTAATAGATCTGCT gaaCGAGATGTGGAAGAAGGGGCAGACATGCTAATGGTCAAACCTGGCATCTCGTACCTTGATGTTGTTAGACAAACCAAGGACAAGTACCCTAACCATCCCCTTTTCATATACCAA GTCTCTGGTGAATATGCGATGCTTTATCACGGAGCAAATGCAGGTGCTTTCGACCTCAAGACAATACTGATGGAGGTCCTTACTAGCATGAGGAGAGCAG GAGCTGACGTGATTATCTCGTACTACACTCCAATGGTCTTGAAACTCCTGAAGGAAACATAA